The Cellulophaga sp. RHA19 genome includes the window TAACTTTTCTAAAAAGCCCCTTAATTAAATCAATTTCTGCGTTATATGATGTTTTAGTTCTGCTAGCAAAGTATAATGTATTAGTAAGCTCTTTATGACCCTTCCAAAGTAATTTAACTTTACCCTCTTCAATTTCTTTTTTGCATAAAAAATCTGGAATTACAGCTAAACCTTTTGCACTACTTAAACACCTAAGTATAGAGTTTAAGTTAGGAACAATATAGTTAGGCCTAAAATCTGGCCGATGACCAAAATTATATTGCCAAAATCGAAACAAATGCTCCATATCACCAGTAGTACCATACCATTTTTCCTGCTTTAAGCAATGTTCTGCTTTAGCATATTGCTCGGTTTTAATTAATTCCTGAAAAAGCGTATCATCTACCTCACTACCACCAACCAAAATTATAGTTTCATTAGAAAATGGCTCGTAAGTAATGTTTGAAGCGTTACCCTTATGCGGAGAAATTATTAAATCTAAAATGCCTTTGTCTAAATTTTGTAGCATTTCTTGGTACTCACCAAACCTGATAATAACATTAAAAGGTAACGTAGAAATGTATTGCTCTAAAGTAATCTGAAAAGTCTCAAAACACATTCCTATACTAATTGTTGGCGTATGTTTCTCTGTGCTTTGCTTATAATTCTTTTCAGCTTCCTCTAAAATATGTAATCCTTCAGAAATTACATTGTATAATATCTTACCACGCTCTGTTGGTATCATTTTTCTTCCTGTTCTATCAAACAATTTATAACCAACATAACTTTCTAAAGAACTTAAATGTAAACTTACTCCTGGCTGAGAAATATACAATGTATTAGCTGCTTTAGTAAGTGTTCCTGTTTTATAGATTTCTTTAAAAGTTCTGTACCATTCCAAATTTACCACGAGACAAGTATTAGTATTATAATACAAATGTATAATTTATACTATTTTAATTATAGTTAAGCAAGATATAACTTTGCCATTTAATTAAAAAAAATATAAAATGAAGCATATCTTTATCATAAATGCAGGACAAAATTTTGGTCATTCTAGCGGACAATTTAATAAAACAATAACTAATGCAACTGAAGCTTTTTTTAGCAAGATGCCCAGTACAATGGTAAAAACAACTCATATTGCCAATGGTTATAACGCTAAAGAAGAAGTAAAAAAATATGTTTGGGCAGATATTATTATTTACCACACACCTATATGGTGGTTTCAAGTACCACATAATTTTAAAAAATACATAGATGTTGTTTTTACAGAAGGACACAACAATGGTATTTACAGTAGTGACGGAAGACGATCTACAAATCCGAATATAAATTACGGAACGGGTGGACTTATGCACAACAAAAAGTATATGGTTACAAGTAGTTGGAATGCGCCTAGAACAGCCTTTACTATGCCTGGTGAATTCTTTAATGAAACTAGTGTTGATGACGGACCATTATTTGGCTTTCATAAAATGAATGCTTTTACTGGAATGACTCCTATTAAAAGTTTTCACTTTCATGATGTAGAAAAAAATGCAGATATAAATAGAGATATGGTAATTTATTCGCAACATTTGCAACAGCAATTTAAAGACTAGATTTATGAAAATTTATGTAACCGCAATAATTAAGAGTAAGCCAGAATTTACTGAAGAGGTTAAAGCTGCTTTACAAAATATGGTAGTAGAAACCTTAAAAGAAGAAGCCTGTATAAAATATGACTTACAGCAAAGCTTAACAGATAACAATACATTTATTTTTCATGAGATATGGAAGAATGAAGCTGGTTTAGATTTACACGGGCAACAACCTCACATTGCTAAATTTAAGGTTTTAGCCGCTACAAAGCTCAATGAAAAACCAGTTGTTATTAGAACAAAACTGATTTAAATAAGCCACCATTTAAACTTTTAACAGAAATTTAAAATTAAGGCTTTTGGAATACTTGTTCCAAAAGCTTTACCTTTGCCGTATGAATAAAAAAGAAACCATATTAAAAGCTGCCTTGGAGTTATTAGTAGAAAACGGTATACACGCTACACCAATGTCTGCAATAGCAAAAAAAGCAAATACTGGTATGGGAACTATTTATAATTATTTTGAAAACAAGGAAGCTTTAATTAATGCTATTTATGTAGCTATTAAAGAAGAAGAAAAACAGGTCTTAGATACTGTATTTAATAAAGATTTACCTGTTAAAATTCAGTTTGAGATGTATTATGGTATTGTACTTGACTTTTTTACTAAAAACAGACTATACTTTGGTTTTATGGACCAATTGCAAGCATCTCCAATTATTACAGCAGAAAGCAAAAATGTTGGCTACAACGCCATAGAAGGTGCTATATCTCTTCTATTAAAAGGAAAAAAAGAGCATATTATTAAAAATATAGAAAATGACGAGTTGCTACAATTTATAGGTGGCTCAATACTATCTTATTTAAGATGGATTAATTTACCTAATAACAATAATAAATCCCTTAAAAACCAAATTGACTTGGTTTGGGATGCGATTAAAGAGTAAAAAAATTTGTTTAACAATTGGAATGAATATTCAGTCCATAAAATAAAATTACACAAAAATGAAAAAAAACGTATTAATTACAGGAACATCAACAGGAGTAGGATTAGAATCTGCAATACTGTTTGCTAAAAACGGATACAAAGTATACGCTACAATGCGCAACCTTGAAAAAAGTAATGCACTAAAAGAAAGCATAAAAAAAGACGATCTAGATATAGATATTTTAGAGTTAGATGTAACTAAGCAAGAAACAATAACTAAAGCTGTAGAAACAATTATTAGCAAAGATGGTAAGTTAGATGTATTACTAAACAATGCAGGAGCAGGTTTTGGAAAAACAATTGAACAAGCAACAGAAA containing:
- a CDS encoding LysR family transcriptional regulator is translated as MVNLEWYRTFKEIYKTGTLTKAANTLYISQPGVSLHLSSLESYVGYKLFDRTGRKMIPTERGKILYNVISEGLHILEEAEKNYKQSTEKHTPTISIGMCFETFQITLEQYISTLPFNVIIRFGEYQEMLQNLDKGILDLIISPHKGNASNITYEPFSNETIILVGGSEVDDTLFQELIKTEQYAKAEHCLKQEKWYGTTGDMEHLFRFWQYNFGHRPDFRPNYIVPNLNSILRCLSSAKGLAVIPDFLCKKEIEEGKVKLLWKGHKELTNTLYFASRTKTSYNAEIDLIKGLFRKVIG
- a CDS encoding NAD(P)H-dependent oxidoreductase, yielding MKHIFIINAGQNFGHSSGQFNKTITNATEAFFSKMPSTMVKTTHIANGYNAKEEVKKYVWADIIIYHTPIWWFQVPHNFKKYIDVVFTEGHNNGIYSSDGRRSTNPNINYGTGGLMHNKKYMVTSSWNAPRTAFTMPGEFFNETSVDDGPLFGFHKMNAFTGMTPIKSFHFHDVEKNADINRDMVIYSQHLQQQFKD
- a CDS encoding putative quinol monooxygenase, yielding MKIYVTAIIKSKPEFTEEVKAALQNMVVETLKEEACIKYDLQQSLTDNNTFIFHEIWKNEAGLDLHGQQPHIAKFKVLAATKLNEKPVVIRTKLI
- a CDS encoding TetR/AcrR family transcriptional regulator — translated: MNKKETILKAALELLVENGIHATPMSAIAKKANTGMGTIYNYFENKEALINAIYVAIKEEEKQVLDTVFNKDLPVKIQFEMYYGIVLDFFTKNRLYFGFMDQLQASPIITAESKNVGYNAIEGAISLLLKGKKEHIIKNIENDELLQFIGGSILSYLRWINLPNNNNKSLKNQIDLVWDAIKE